TGAACGGGATAATCCTCGGCCTCCTGGTTTAAATAAAGTCTGATTCCAAAATGCTCAAGGTAGGAAACGGTTTCTCTGGTACCATTCAGTATTTCTATCATTGGGTATCAATCCTTTCTTAAACATAAATAATTAGGTGATTTTGGTGGGTTCCATTGCACGAAATGACTGTTTTGCAATCACCTAATCAGTAACAAATGTTCATATTATAAATAAAACGCAAATATAACTATTAAGTTAATAAGCTAAAATGGATAACACCTATACAAAATGCCTTATTAATTATTTAAATAAACAAAACATATGTATAAAATGATGAAGCTTTATTCTGCTAATCTTAAGTATGAACTGATATTTATAATAAAATAATAGCACAAAGTGATCGGTATTGCATGAAATTATTTCAAAATAGCAATATTTGATTAATGAACAGCAATATGTAAGAAGAATCACATGTCAAAAAGCTATATAATTAACCTAAGATTTTATTAAAAATGTACAATTTACATAAAGAAAGATGGTGCAAAGAATATGACAGAGTTAACTAAAAATCGGGAGAAAATCATCTCGTATAAGAAACGTGCAGAAGAATTGGTAGGGCAGATGACGCTTGAAGAAAAAGTATTTCAGATGCTGCATTCTGCACCGGCTATTAAAAGGCTGAACATAAAGTCTTATAATTGGTGGAATGAAGGGCTGCATGGAGTAGCAAGAGCCGGGGTTGCGACGGTCTTTCCTCAGGCGATTGGGCTTGCTGCAACCTTTGACGAAGAATTGCTAGAAGAGGTGGCAGATGCGGTTGCTACTGAAGCAAGAGCTAAATTTAATATGCAGCAGGATTTTGATGATACGGATATTTATAAGGGGTTAACCTTTTGGGCACCCAATGTTAATATTTTTAGAGATCCCAGGTGGGGAAGGGGCCATGAAACCTACGGTGAGGATCCCTATCTGACTACAAGGCTTGGTGTTCGATTTATAAATGGATTACAGGGACACGATGAAAATTATTTAAAGGTTGCTGCCTGTGCTAAACATTTTGCTGTGCATTCTGGTCCTGAGGATATCAGACACAGCTTTAATGCAGAAGTTTCATTGCAGGATTTAAATGAAACATATCTGCCGGCATTTAAAGCATGTGTGGAAGAAGGAAATGTGGAAGCTGTAATGGGAGCTTACAATAGAACCAACGGCGAAGCTTGTTGTGGCAGTGAGTTGTTATTGGTAAAGATATTACGAGGTGAGTGGGGGTTTGACGGGCATGTTGTATCGGACTGCTGGGCGATAAAGGATTTTCATGAAAATCATAAAGTAACAAGTAGTGCCGTTGAATCGGTGGCATTAGCCGTAAACCGTGGCTGTGACCTTAATTGCGGAAATATTTTTATATATTTGTTAGAAGCAGTAAAACAGGGACTTGTGACGGAGGAAGCAATTACAACAGCAGTAACCAGACTTTTTACCACTCGTATGAAGTTAGGATTATTCGATGAAGAGGTTAAGGTTCCTTTTTCATCCATACATTATAATCAGGTGGATACGGAAAAGATGCAGGAATTAAACCGAAAGGCAGCAAGAGAGTGCCTGGTACTTCTTAAGAATGATAATAACCTGCTACCTCTTGACAAATCCAAATTAAAAACCATAGGAGTAATTGGTCCTAATGCCAATAACCGTAAAGCCTTAATTGGTAATTATGAAGGAACAGCTTCCAGATATATTACCATATCAGAAGGGATACAGGATTATGTTGGAAAAGATGTAAGAGTACTATATTCGGAAGGATGTCACTTATTTCAGGACAGGATAAGTAATCTTAGCACAGGAAATGACCGTATCTCAGAAGTTAAGGGGGTTTGCAGGGAAAGTGATGTTGTCATTGCCTGTTTGGGATTGGATTCTGGTCTAGAAGGAGAAGAAGGAGATGCCGGCAACCAGTTTGCCAGCGGTGACAAGAAGGATTTAAGGCTTCCGGGCATTCAAGAAGAAATCTTAAAAACCATATATGAAAGCGGTAAGCCAGTTATATTGGTTTTATTATCTGGTAGTGCACTAGCAGTAGGATGGGCACAGGAACATATTCCGGCAATTATACAAGGATGGTATCCGGGAGCACAAGGAGGAAAGGCAATTGCAGAAGCTATCTTTGGTGAATTTTCACCGGAGGGAAAATTGCCTGTTACATTTTATCATTCCTCAGAGGAATTGCCTGCTTTTACAGACTATTCTATGAAGAACCGCACCTACCGCTATATGGAAGGTGAGGCACTATATCCTTTTGGTTATGGTCTATCCTACACGGATTTTAATATCGGTAAAGTAGAAATTGATTCAACGGTTATAACTGAAAGAGGCATACAGGTTACTGTAACAATAAAAAATAATGGGAAAGTCACCGGCGGTGAGGTAATTCAAGTTTATGTAAAGGCAGAGCGTTCCAATACACCGAATCCTCAACTGAAAGCTTTCTGTAAGGTACATTTACAACCGGGAGAAGAGCAAAAAGTAGTATTGCAGCTGCCTCAAAAAGCTTTCGGATTATGCGATGAATATGGTAAGATAAGGATATATCAGGGGAATTATACCATTTACGTAGGAACTACACAGCCGGATAGCAGAAGTCTTGCTTTGACCGGTAAAGAAACAAAGCGTTTTCTTGTATCAGCTGGTGAAGACAAAGAGGTTTAGAAAATGAGGTGACAACAATGGAGTATGGGAAAGCGTGGCTAAACTACCGTAGAATTGAAGAAAAAAGTTTTTGTAAATATCTTACTGGTATTTATTCACAGGTTGAGGATGATAAAATTAATTCTGGTATAAAAGAATTAAATATAGCTTTTGAAGGAATGTATGGTATAAAAATTCCTTTTAGCAGATGGGAAACCGATTCCGGCATTCAACTAAAAATAAGTAGTGACTTATCAAAAGAAGAGTATTACATACATCCAAATGGCAATGTATTTCTTATCGAAGGTGGATCGAGTACGGGAATATTATATGGAATTTTTCAACTGCTTAGAATGCTTATGGAAGAGACACCTGCTAAAGATATTGCGGTAAGAAAAGCGCCTGATAATCCGCTGCGGATGCTAAATCATTGGGATAACATGGATGGCTCCATCGAGAGAGGTTATGCAGGAGAATCCTTTTTCTTTCAGAAGAATAAAGTGATGGTTAATGAACGAACCAGAGATTATGCAAGACTTGTTGCATCAGTTGGAATTAACGGAGTGGTTATTAATAATGTTAATGTGAAGCAAGAAGCTACCAGACTGATTACCAAAGAGCATTTAAAAGAATTAAAGAAGATGGAAGAGATATTTGCGGCTTTTGGTATCAGACTTTTCTTAAGTCTTAATTTTGCAGCTCCTATGGAGTTAGGCGGTATGGCTACAGCTGATCCTTTATCACCGGAGGTAAAGGTGTGGTGGAAAGAAAAATTAAAGGAAGTATATGAACATCTGCCAAGGCTTGGAGGATTTCTCATAAAGGCAGATTCAGAAGGAAGACCCGGCCCCTTTACCTATAATAGAACCCATGCTGATGGTGCCAATATGCTGGCAGAAATTATTAAACCCTACAATGGTATCATTATCTGGCGTTGCTTTGTGTATAATTGCAAACAAGATTGGCGGGATAAGAAGACAGATAGGGCAAGATCTGGATATGATCATTTTAAACCACTCGATGGAGCTTTTTTGGAGAATGTAATTCTACAGATTAAAAACGGACCTATGGATTTTCAGGTAAGAGAGCCTGTATCGCCGCTATTCGGAGGTATGAGCGCAACGAATCAGATGATAGAATTTCAAATCGCCCAGGAATACACAGGACAGCAAAGGCATGTATGTTATCTTTTGCCAAGCTTTAAGGAGATTCTTGATTTTCGAACCTACTGTCAAGAAGAGAGAGATACCGTTGCAGACATTGTAAGCGGTAAAACCTTTAGTCGCAGCAATTGTGGTATGGCTGCCGTGGCAAATACAGGAAATGATTTAAATTGGACAGGACACGACCTTGCAGCGGCTAACTTTTATGGTTTTGGCAGATTGAGTTTTGATATGTCTTTAAGCAGTGAGAAGATTGCAAAGGAATGGATTGTTCAAACGTTTGGTTCCATTGAGAAGATTGTCAAAAACATATCCCAGATATTGTTAAACTCCTGGGAAACTTATGAAAAATATACCTCACCATTGGGAATTGGTTGGATGGTTAATCCTGGTCACCATTATGGACCTAATGTGGACGGTTATGAATATGACAGATGGGGCACATATCATAGAGCAGACCATAAAGGTCTTGGAGTGGACAGAAGTAGTGCAGGCACAGGTTATTCGACCCAGTATCACGAGTATAATGCCAGACTTTATGAATCTAAAGAAAATTGTCCGGAGGAATTATTGCTGTTCTTCCATTATGTAGAATATTCTTATCGTTTAAAAAGCAAAAAGACCTTGATTCAGCATATTTACGATACGCATTTTGAGGGAGTAGATGAAGTTGAAACTATGTTGGAACTTTTTGAAGAAGTAAAGGGTGATATGGATACTGATGTATATAATAGAATAGCGGCACGTCTTAAGGAACAGCTTCTTCATTCAAAGGAATGGCGAGATATTGTATGTTCATATTTTTACCGTAAATCAGCAGTTCCTGATGAAAAAAACAGGGAAATTTATTGAGCAGCAGTAAGGCTGTTTAAAGCATTGTAGCAAGCATTAATTTTTTTGTACAGATTATAGAAAGTGGTGACAAGATGGCAAGAAAAAAGAATGAGAAATCAAAATCCGCAAAGCAACCTTCCCTGCTAAATCATATTAAGAGGGAATGGCGTTTGTACACCTTCCTTATCATACCCATTACATATTTTATTATCTTCAAATATACACCTATGGCGGGGAATGTAATTGCTTTTAGAAAATATAGGGGTGGTCCTAATTTATTTGGAACGGAATGGGTAGGTTTTTCTTACTTTAAGATGTTCTTTAAGGATGCAACCTTTTGGAGAGCTTTTCAGAATAATATAACCTTGAGTATCACTTATTTGTTATTCCGCTTTCCCTTGACCCTGCTATTTGCTTTACTTTTAAACGAATTAAGAGGAAAAAGGGTTAAAAAATTCGTACAAACCGTTTCTTATCTTCCTCATTTCATTTCTATGGTAATTCTTGCCGGTATGATAAAAGAAATGGTTTCCTTAAATGGACCCATTAATTCTTTAATAGCAAGTTTAGGTTTTGAAAAGATTGGATTTATTTCTCAGCCTCAATGGTTTCCGATACTGTATATTGTATCCGGTATATGGCAGGGATTGGGTTGGGGAACTATCCTCTATCTAGCAGCAATGACTGGCATTAATACAGAATTATATGAAGCTGCAAAAATTGACGGTGCGAATCGTTTTCGTTTGGCCTGGCATGTAACTATACCCGGGATTCTGCCCACTATCATGACCTTGCTTATTCTTGATATTGGTGGACTTATGGGCTCTAACTTTGAAAAGATATTGCTCTTATATAATCCGTTAACCTATGAAACTGCAGATGTTATTTCTACTTACGTATACCGTATGGGTATTACAGGGGGTAATTTCAGCTATGCAACAGCAGTCGGTCTATTTGAAGGCGTTATTGGTTTAATTCTGGTGACAACAGCCAATCAAATTTCAAAGAAAACGGCGAAAGCAAGTCTGTGGTAGGTAATTGTGAAACAGCCATTTAAGCATTTTTAAAAAGGAGTTTCGTAATTATCTAAACGTTTAATTAAATGAAAGGATGCCACATGTTGTTTTCATTCTTTTTTATATGTGGCAGTACGGGGAGAATAAATGAAAGAATCTAGAGCATATCGTACATTTAGAATTATAAACAGTCTGATTATGGCCTTTGTTGTTATATGTACTCTTTATCCTTTTTTGTATCTGATTGCCCAGTCTTTTAGTTCAGAGGCTGCTGTTTATGCAGGAAAGGTGACTATATTTCCAATAGAATTCACAACAAAGACCTATGAAATTATCTTGAGTAAACCAGATTTTTTCCGGTATTATGGCAATACAATTCTCTATTCAATAGTAGGCACTGTTATATCGGTAGCAGGAACAGCCATTCTAGCTTATCCTTTATCAAAAGAGAAGTTAAGATTAAATAAGTTTTTCACACCGTTTGTATTATTTACCATGTATTTTGGAGGAGGCTTAATTCCTAATTATATTTTGGTTGCCAAAACATTACATATGAGGGATACCATATGGGCAGTAGTTATTCCAGGAGCTATAAGTGCGTATTATGTTATTTTGATGAAAACCTTTTTTGCAAGCCTTCCAGGTGAACTAGAAGAGGCAGCAACAGTTGACGGTCTTACTGCTTATGGAATTTTTGCTAAGATAACGCTTCCACTATCAAAGCCCATACTTGCTACTATGGTTCTATTTAATATGGTAGGTATTTGGAATAATTGGTTTGGGCCTTCCCTTTACTTACAGTCAAAAGAAAAATGGCCTGTTGCCTTATATTTAAGGCAGATTATTGATAGTGCCATCAGTACTACCGAGATGGGAGCTTCTTCAGATATTGCCACACAGATTGCAGCAACTGTAAAGTCCAGTGCTATGGTATTGACTGCATTACCGATTATTTGTATATATCCTTTTGTACAGAAGTATTTTGTACAAGGAATGATGATAGGTTCTGTGAAAGGTTAGGGAATATTAGGGCAGAAGGCTTTTGGGTTACTTAAGAAAGGCTTTCTCCCAGTATTAAATATAATTAATAGGAGGAAAGGTATGAAAAAATTTAAAAGGACTCTTGGAGTTGTATTGACAGTTGTAATGCTGACTATGATGACAGCTTGTGGAAAAGGGGGGGATAAAAATACTTCTACGAATACCCCGGTGGATTCTAAGACCCAAGAAACAGAAAAGACGCTTGACTATACATTTGGAGAAGGAGAAACCTTCCATTCTAATGAGCCAATTAAATATTCAATGATGTATAGTGACCACGAAGCATATCCTTATCAGGAAGGCTGGAGACTTTGGAGTGCTATTTCCGAAAAGTCTAACGTATCTTTTGATTTGGTTATGTCAGCCAGAACGGAATATGAAAATCAAAAATCACTTTTGATAAATTCTGGTGATGCACCTTATATTATACCAAAAACATATGTAGAAGCGCAATTCATTCCAAGTGGTCAGATTGTTGCCATTAGTGATTGGGTACAATATATGCCAAACTATATGAATTGTGTTAAAAAATGGGGATTAGAGGATGACTTACAGGCAAAGATGCAGGCGGATGGAAAATATTATGTTCTTCCTGGTCTTTGGGAATCAGCCGGTGCCGGTTACTCTTATATTATTCGTAAAGACGTATTTGATAAAGCCGGTGTAGATGTTGAAGCCTTACAGGCGAGCTGGACATATGAAGAATTTTATGAAGCTCTAAAGAAGGTAAAGGAAAGTACAGGTGCCAGTTATGTTTGGTCAGATGCTTCCTTTGGTGATTCAGCTTTAAATATAGCTGCAACTGTTTATGGTGTTACCGGAGGATGGGGACTATCAAATGGTTTACAATTTGATCATGATAAACAAGAGTTTTATTTTGCCGATACGACAGAGGAATTCAAAGCATATCTGACATATTTTAATAAGTTAGTGAAAGACGGTATTCTAGATCCGGAAACCTTTACACAAGATGATGATACTGCCCGCTCTAAATTTTATAAGGGAGATACCTACGTAATGAATGGTAATTATCAGAATCTTGCTGACAACATAAGTAAAATGCAGGTTGAAGGGGAATTATATATGGTTACACAGCCTGGCGGACCAAAAGGACAGCTCCAGATAGAAAGCTCCCGATTAGAAAATGGCATTATGATAAGTACAAATGCATTGGAAGACTTGGGAGAAGAAGGCTTTATTAAAATGCTTCGTTTTGTGGATTGGCTATGGTATTCAAACGAAGGACAGACGTTGTGCTTATGGGGTGTGGAAGGAGAAACCTACACAAAAGATGCACAGGGTAATATTGTACTTAATACAGATATCTCCTATAACGGTAAGAATCTGGATACTGCTACGAAACAATTAAATGTTGACTATGGTTTTGCAGGCGGAGTATTTGCTTACGGAGGATCAACAGACTTAAGATTATCTAAGATGACAGATGGTGAAAAAGATTTCTTAAACCGGATTCTTGAAACCAGAGAGCCAAGAAAACTGGCTCCGCCTATTATGGGGAGTGCAGATGAAAGTGAACAGCTAAATCTGATATCTACACCTCTTATGGACTATATAGATACCATGATTTTAAAATTTATAACCGGTCAAGAGGATTTGCAGACCGGCTGGGATAATTATGTAGCGCAGTGTGAAGCAAACGGTTCTACCAGATATACAGAATTAGCCAATGAAATATTTAATAACACTAAAAGTATTCTTGGCTATTAAGCAGAGTTCTAAATGACTATATAAAGATAAAAGAAAGCTGTACTAACCTTTAGGTTGGGACAGCTTTCTTTTATGGATAAATCATATGTTACGAATCCTGTGTTCAATTGGCATAAAAAATGCAGAATGTGCAATAATAAGTAAATATTAGAAAATGAAGGAAAGGAAGGCCACATATTGATTCTTTCACTTTTATTTGTGGCAGTAATATGTCTGTGAGCAGATATATTACACAATGGGTATGATTATGGATAATGTAATGTTTTGCTACCAATGTGAACAAACCAATGGCGGGAAAGGCTGCACTAAGATGGGTGTGTGCGGCAAGACGCCGGAGATTGCAAATCTTCAGGATTTATTAATTTATCAGTTAAAGGGTATTGCTTGTTATGGAAAAGCAATGTTGGACAACGGGAAGGAGATAGATAAGGAAGTGATTCACCTGATTGAAAACGGACTTTTTACTACCCTAACCAATGTAAATTTTGATGACGGTGCACATATTCAATTGCTCCGTGAAGCCCAAAGTGTGAAAGAAAACATAAGAAGCCAGGCACCAGAGGGTATATACCCGGAGGTTGCACTCTATAATTTAAGCGATACCAAGGAAAGTATGTTAAAGGACGCGGTCAAAGCAGGTATAATGTATGATCAGGACTTAGATGCGGATATACGTTCTCTGCGTTCTACAATCCTTTACGGCTTAAAAGGAATCAGCGCGTACGGACATCAAGCCAGGTTTTTAGGTTATAATAGTGAACAAGTTGATAGTCACTATATAATAGGATTAGAGGCAATTGTAAATGATAATTTTACTGTAGAAGAATTAATCCGAATGACAATGCGGACAGGACAGATAAGCATAGAGGTTATGCGGGTACTAGATGAAGCCAATACTACAGTGTATGAAAATCCAACACCCAATAAGGTTAATGTTTCAGTTAAAAAGGGACCGTTTATTATTGTCTCAGGACATGATTTAAAGGATTTAGATATGCTTTTACAACAAACAGAAAAGAAAGGTATTCATATATATACCCACGGAGAAATGCTGCCCTCCCACGGTTATCCAGGGTTGAAAAAATATAAGCACTTGGTGGGAAATTACGGTTCAGCATGGCAGAATCAACAAAAAGAATTTGACAATATACCCGGCTGTATTCTAATGACTACCAATTGTTTAATGAGGCCCAGAGAAACCTATAAAGATAGAATTTTTACCACCAACGTAGTTGGTTGGGAAGGGATAAGGCATGTAAGAGTTAAGGAGGATGGAACAAAAGATTTTTCAGAGGTGATTGAAAAGGCACTGGAGCTTGGTGGATTTGAAAAGAATGAAGAAAAAAAGGAAATTCTCGTGGGATTTGGTCACAATGCCACATTATCTCATGCAGAGGATATTGTCAAAGCAGTTAAAGAAGGAAAGATAAAACATTTCTTTGTAATAGGCGGTTGTGACGGTGCTAGACCCGGTAGAAATTATTATACAGAATTAGCCACGATTATACCTAAGGATTGTATTATACTAACTCTAGCCTGTGGTAAGTATCGGTTTAATAAGTTAGATTTTGGTACGGTAGCAGGATTGCCAAGATTACTGGATGTAGGACAATGTAATGACGTATACTCTGCGGTACGAATAGCGACAGCGCTGGCAGATGCTTTTGATACGGATGTAAATGCATTGCCATTAACTATAGTGCTTTCCTGGTATGAACAAAAGGCAGTGGCAGATTTACTGGCTTTATTGTCCTTAGGAATCAATAGAATGTTTTTAGGACCAAGTTTGCCGGCATTTATCTCTCCCAATGTATTACAGTATTTAATTGATACCTTCCAATTAACACCTATTAGTATACCGGAGGAAGATTTAAAAACTTCTCTAAGACAACATGTTTAATCTATGTATTGAAGACTGTAAAGTTAAGATATAATACAAACAGACTTACAGTACACAGGATGAGCAGCCTGAAAAACGGAGTACGTGATAGTTGTACAAGTTAATGATTAACAAATAAAACAGGAATTCATATGATAAAGCAAGCCAATAAATTGGAGAGCTTTTATGAGATTTACATCCTATGAATTTCTGTTTCTTTTTTTGCCATTCGCACTGCTTTTTTATCATGTATTGAGTAAGTTTAAAAGCAGCCAGCTAGGTAAAATATTTTTAAATCTATTATCTATACTATTTTGTGCAAGCCTTGGTATTCTTTCTGTGATTGTATTGATTTTGTCTTTAGTTGTTAATTACACCATAGGATTTCTTACAAACCGGTTACAGCAGAAAACGCAAGGCGCATTAAGTAAATCTTTATTTATAGCCGGTATTGGGTATAATCTGGGCAGTTATGCTATTATTATTATACTTATTTTTATGAATCAAGAAGTGTCAAACTGGTTTACTACCTCTTTTTGGAATATTCCCTTTGCAGTGCCTCTTGGACTTGGAGTAATTACGCTTCATCAAATATCTTTTCTGATTAATATAGGTTTGAAAAATGCAGCCATGCCCACGTTTACGGATTACACTCTTTACATCAGCTTTTTTCCTCAGTTACCTGCAGGTCCAGTTAGTTCATATGATTGGGCGATAAAGCAATATGAAAACATGTCTGATAAAAAAATAACTTCTGAAAGTCTGGCGGATGGTTTGAAGGTATTCGCCGTAGGGCTCTTTAAAAAGGCGGTATTGGCAGATTCATTAGCCGTATATGTGAACAATGGCTATGGTCTAGATCAATTAGGCCTAATCCCTGCCTGGCTTACCGCTCTTTCATTCACCTTTTTAATCTATTTCGAATTAAGTGGTGTCTGTGATATGGCTGTCGGTATCGGCAGAATGTTTCAGTTCAAACTTCCATTTTCTTTTATATCACCTTATACAGCAAGAGGCTTGCAAGAATACTGGCATAGTTTTAATGCAACGGTTATACAGAACTTGGAAGAGACAATAGAAACTACAAAGGTCAAAACATCAGGAATTCTTTCAGAGAGTATAGGTATCTTTGTTATTCTGCTACTAGGAAGTTTCTGGTTTGGTTTTTCGCCGGGAATTTTACTTTGGGGAGTATTACAGGGTCTTTTTACCATTCTGGAGATTAAGAATCAGCGAATCCTGCAAAAAATACCAGGAATAGTTACAAGCGTATTGACCTTTCTTTTGACGACTCTTCTATGGGTTTTATTTCGGGCAGAAACTTTGGCTAAAGCAGGCAGTATCTACAAAGGTATGGTCACTTTCTGGGAACCAGGCCTTGAACAGATGCGTGTATTTGTTAGAGAAGGTACATCATATTTTCCGGATATAGCCAACACGGTATATTTTTTTGTCCTATTTATCTTAAGCATAATCCTTTGTTTTTTTGGAAAAAGCACATCCCTTCTGGCAAAAAAGAGTACCCGTTCTATAGCTTCAGCAGTTTTAACCGGAATTTTGCTGATTGCAGCAGTAATCTGCACTACAAGGTCAGGTTTTTGAAAGGAGGAAGTGTATGAGAGAATTAAAAGCGAAAGAGTGGATATTATTTACTGGTTTTGTATTTTTAATAGGAGCATTGGTAATTGGAGTATTTACTTTTGCTGGGGATCCTTATCTATATTACCGGAATGTCAGTAATGATAAAAAACTGCTTCATTCCAATTATGTGAATATAGGGCTTATGAAGAACTATAAATTTGATACTGCTTTTATAGGCTCATCAGAAATTCATACCATTGATACAGGCTTTGTAAAAAGTTATTATAGCGTTGATTCGGCTAAACTGGTTGTAAGGAATATGGATGTCAATGATATGTTGTTTCAGTATGATTTATCACAAAAATACAGTGATATTACGGAATATATTTTTAACATTGATTTAGAGGGATTCTCAATGATTAAGACCGTTGATGGGAGAAGCGAAAAATTTCCGGCGTATTTATATAATGAAAATAAATTAGACGATATTAAATACTTACTAGGGTATGAATCCAGTCTGCGCTATGCTCCTATAAATTTTATTATAAATGGATCCATAGATTTAGGCTTTCAGCCT
The nucleotide sequence above comes from Anaerocolumna cellulosilytica. Encoded proteins:
- a CDS encoding MBOAT family O-acyltransferase: MRFTSYEFLFLFLPFALLFYHVLSKFKSSQLGKIFLNLLSILFCASLGILSVIVLILSLVVNYTIGFLTNRLQQKTQGALSKSLFIAGIGYNLGSYAIIIILIFMNQEVSNWFTTSFWNIPFAVPLGLGVITLHQISFLINIGLKNAAMPTFTDYTLYISFFPQLPAGPVSSYDWAIKQYENMSDKKITSESLADGLKVFAVGLFKKAVLADSLAVYVNNGYGLDQLGLIPAWLTALSFTFLIYFELSGVCDMAVGIGRMFQFKLPFSFISPYTARGLQEYWHSFNATVIQNLEETIETTKVKTSGILSESIGIFVILLLGSFWFGFSPGILLWGVLQGLFTILEIKNQRILQKIPGIVTSVLTFLLTTLLWVLFRAETLAKAGSIYKGMVTFWEPGLEQMRVFVREGTSYFPDIANTVYFFVLFILSIILCFFGKSTSLLAKKSTRSIASAVLTGILLIAAVICTTRSGF